In Microbacterium enclense, one genomic interval encodes:
- a CDS encoding VTT domain-containing protein codes for MHPTALLPWLDPATIITNSQPWALLVVCFIIFAETGLLIGFLLPGDTLLIMAGLLSHSTPAAPNGVFGINAWWVALAIGFAAFIGGEVGYYIGHKAGPSIFERKDSGIFSRKNVDRTNAFFERFGGLTVILARFVPVVRTFAPIAAGVGHMPWRKYTLYNFIGAVIWGIGLTMLGYAVGYIPFIRDIVTEYIDVILLAAVAGTAIFIAIHYFRERAAAKREGTITHAEAESLALDPKTLEDGDQPTR; via the coding sequence ATCCACCCCACCGCTCTGCTCCCGTGGCTCGACCCGGCGACGATCATCACCAACTCGCAGCCCTGGGCTCTGCTCGTGGTGTGCTTCATCATCTTCGCCGAGACGGGCCTGCTCATCGGCTTCCTGCTGCCCGGCGACACGTTGCTGATCATGGCGGGGCTCTTGTCGCACTCGACGCCCGCCGCGCCGAACGGAGTGTTCGGGATCAACGCGTGGTGGGTGGCTCTCGCGATCGGTTTCGCCGCCTTCATCGGCGGGGAGGTCGGCTACTACATCGGCCACAAGGCCGGGCCGTCGATCTTCGAGCGAAAAGACTCGGGCATCTTCAGCCGGAAGAACGTCGACCGCACGAACGCGTTCTTCGAGCGTTTCGGCGGACTCACGGTGATCCTCGCCCGTTTCGTGCCGGTCGTCCGCACCTTCGCCCCGATCGCCGCAGGTGTCGGCCACATGCCCTGGCGCAAGTACACCCTCTACAACTTCATCGGCGCGGTCATCTGGGGCATCGGGCTCACGATGCTCGGCTACGCGGTGGGCTACATCCCCTTCATCCGTGACATCGTGACCGAGTACATCGACGTGATCCTGCTCGCCGCGGTCGCCGGCACCGCGATCTTCATCGCGATCCACTACTTCCGCGAGCGGGCCGCCGCCAAGCGCGAGGGCACGATCACGCACGCGGAGGCGGAGTCTCTGGCCCTCGATCCGAAGACCCTCGAAGACGGCGACCAGCCCACGCGCTGA
- a CDS encoding MFS transporter: MIYGPTLLFAVGEGAVIPLIPVIADRLGADVALAALVAAALVVGQLCGNIPAGWAVARFGERLTMGVAGIVILGGLVGVVFAGTLAFFAAAVFLIGFCAASFALARHSFMTTRVPLHFRARALSLLGGTFRLGMFVGPFISAALLGIFGDETASIIFFAVCQVATILLVFLGPDPEKAVPVGAAAPRLSADGDSRDAEDTGEAVTGAIPTVERVGVFRTMWRFRAVLARLGLAAASLSAVRSARQVVLPLWGVSLGLDASTIAVVVGVSGAIDFALFYASGQVMDRFGRLWAALPAMVLMGAGFFALAFTHDLDSASMWFAMFAAVLGVGNGLSSGILLTLGADIAPQEEPAAFLGSWRTLTDAGGAFAPVLISAVTAAMSLSGAVAVMGVVAALGAIGFVRWVPRYVPWKR, encoded by the coding sequence ATGATCTACGGCCCCACCCTGCTCTTCGCGGTGGGGGAGGGAGCCGTCATCCCGCTCATCCCGGTCATCGCCGATCGCCTGGGAGCCGACGTCGCCCTGGCCGCTCTCGTCGCGGCCGCTCTCGTCGTCGGGCAGCTGTGCGGCAACATCCCCGCCGGGTGGGCCGTCGCCCGCTTCGGGGAGAGACTGACCATGGGGGTGGCGGGCATCGTCATCCTCGGAGGCCTGGTCGGGGTGGTGTTCGCCGGAACCCTGGCATTCTTCGCGGCAGCCGTGTTCCTCATCGGGTTCTGCGCCGCGTCGTTCGCCCTCGCCCGCCATTCGTTCATGACGACGCGCGTTCCCCTGCATTTCCGTGCTCGCGCCCTGTCCCTCCTCGGTGGGACCTTCCGCCTCGGCATGTTCGTCGGCCCATTCATCTCTGCGGCTCTGCTCGGGATCTTCGGCGACGAGACGGCATCCATCATCTTCTTCGCCGTCTGCCAGGTGGCGACTATTCTTCTGGTCTTCCTCGGACCCGATCCCGAGAAGGCCGTGCCGGTGGGTGCCGCCGCGCCGCGGCTGTCGGCCGACGGAGACTCGCGCGACGCCGAAGACACCGGCGAAGCCGTCACCGGCGCGATCCCGACCGTCGAGCGCGTCGGCGTCTTCCGCACGATGTGGCGCTTCCGTGCCGTGCTGGCGCGCCTCGGCCTCGCGGCCGCCTCACTCTCGGCGGTGCGCTCGGCGCGGCAGGTCGTGTTGCCTCTGTGGGGCGTCTCGCTCGGCCTTGACGCCTCGACGATCGCCGTCGTCGTCGGCGTCTCGGGAGCCATCGACTTCGCGCTGTTCTACGCGAGCGGTCAGGTCATGGACCGCTTCGGGAGACTATGGGCTGCCCTTCCCGCGATGGTGCTCATGGGAGCGGGGTTCTTCGCACTCGCCTTCACGCACGACCTCGACAGCGCATCGATGTGGTTCGCGATGTTCGCCGCTGTGTTGGGAGTCGGCAACGGTCTGTCCAGCGGCATCCTGCTCACTCTCGGCGCCGACATCGCGCCTCAGGAGGAGCCCGCCGCATTCCTCGGGTCATGGCGCACACTGACGGATGCCGGTGGCGCCTTCGCCCCGGTGCTGATCTCCGCCGTCACAGCGGCGATGTCTCTGTCGGGCGCTGTCGCGGTGATGGGCGTCGTCGCCGCCCTCGGGGCCATCGGATTCGTGCGGTGGGTGCCGCGTTACGTTCCTTGGAAACGCTGA
- a CDS encoding SIMPL domain-containing protein codes for MSEVVITVRGESNARVRAEEAAVRVTVVTDGPARGPVVERAQERASSVQDGLVAHLRSGEVSEWSSARVSVWSDRPWNNDGVQLPLVHHAAVELSATFTDAGALSWWLGDVAESDDVQVTAVEWRLSAETRARVERDVAADAVHVAVERATAYADALGLASVAAVEIADAGLLAARPENVGPFAARAMSADNGPSFSLQPPEIVVTSTVEGRFRAE; via the coding sequence ATGAGCGAGGTCGTCATCACCGTGCGAGGAGAGAGCAACGCCCGCGTGCGCGCCGAGGAAGCCGCCGTCCGCGTCACCGTGGTGACCGACGGACCCGCCCGCGGACCCGTCGTCGAACGGGCCCAGGAACGAGCCTCCTCCGTCCAGGACGGGCTCGTCGCCCACCTTCGCTCCGGAGAGGTGTCCGAGTGGTCGAGCGCGCGCGTGTCGGTCTGGTCGGACCGCCCCTGGAACAACGACGGGGTGCAACTCCCCCTCGTCCATCACGCCGCCGTTGAGCTTTCGGCCACCTTCACCGACGCAGGAGCCCTGTCGTGGTGGCTGGGCGACGTCGCCGAGTCGGACGACGTGCAGGTCACCGCTGTGGAGTGGCGCCTGTCTGCTGAGACCCGCGCCCGTGTGGAGCGCGACGTCGCCGCCGACGCCGTGCACGTCGCGGTGGAACGCGCCACCGCGTACGCGGACGCCTTGGGGCTGGCATCCGTCGCCGCTGTCGAGATCGCGGATGCCGGGCTCCTGGCGGCCCGCCCCGAGAATGTCGGGCCGTTCGCCGCTCGCGCGATGTCGGCCGACAATGGACCGTCGTTCAGCCTGCAACCGCCCGAGATCGTCGTGACCTCGACCGTGGAAGGGCGCTTCCGCGCGGAGTGA
- the prfB gene encoding peptide chain release factor 2, whose translation MLELDLTADIQALRSTFADIQAVVDVDALTADIDRLSEEAGAPDLWDDVDNAQKVTSRLSHRQAELKRITEIEQRLDDLEVLVELAIEMDDEDSADEARRELSSLKDVIGQLEVQTLLDGEYDARSAVVTIRSGAGGDDATDFAEMLLRMYLRWAERHKYPVKVMDTSYAEGAGIKSATFEIDVPYAYGTLSVEAGTHRLARISPFGGADKRQTSFAAVEVIPVMEEAVEVEVPEGDIRVDVFRSSGPGGQSVNTTDSAVRITHLPTGLVVSMQNEKSQIQNRAAAMRVLQTRLLLLKREEEAAKKKELAGTITASWGDQMRSYFLYGQQLVKDLRTGYEVGNPAVVFDGDLDGLIAAGIRWRKRKDDD comes from the coding sequence ATGCTCGAACTCGATTTGACCGCCGACATCCAGGCGCTGCGCTCGACCTTCGCCGATATCCAGGCCGTGGTCGACGTCGACGCACTCACCGCCGACATCGACCGCCTCAGTGAAGAGGCCGGCGCTCCCGACCTGTGGGACGACGTCGACAACGCGCAGAAGGTGACCAGCCGGCTCAGCCACCGCCAGGCCGAGCTGAAGCGCATCACCGAGATCGAGCAGCGTCTCGACGACCTCGAGGTGCTCGTCGAGCTCGCGATCGAGATGGACGACGAAGACTCCGCCGATGAGGCCCGCCGCGAGCTCTCTTCACTGAAAGACGTGATCGGCCAGCTCGAGGTGCAGACGCTCCTCGACGGCGAGTACGACGCGCGCTCGGCCGTCGTCACCATCCGCTCGGGGGCCGGGGGCGACGACGCCACCGACTTCGCCGAGATGCTGCTGCGCATGTACCTCCGCTGGGCGGAGCGTCACAAGTACCCGGTGAAGGTCATGGACACCTCGTACGCCGAGGGCGCGGGCATCAAGTCGGCGACGTTCGAGATCGACGTGCCGTACGCCTATGGCACGTTGTCAGTTGAGGCAGGTACTCACCGTCTCGCCCGCATCAGTCCGTTCGGCGGCGCCGACAAGCGGCAGACGAGCTTCGCCGCGGTCGAGGTCATCCCGGTCATGGAAGAAGCCGTCGAGGTCGAGGTCCCCGAGGGCGATATCCGCGTCGACGTGTTCCGTTCGTCGGGCCCGGGCGGCCAGTCCGTCAACACGACGGACTCGGCCGTGCGCATCACGCACCTCCCCACCGGGCTCGTCGTCTCGATGCAGAACGAGAAATCGCAGATCCAGAACCGTGCCGCCGCCATGCGCGTGCTGCAGACCCGTCTGTTGCTGCTCAAGCGCGAAGAAGAGGCCGCCAAGAAGAAGGAGCTCGCGGGCACGATCACCGCGAGCTGGGGCGACCAGATGCGCTCCTACTTCCTCTACGGCCAGCAGCTCGTGAAAGACCTGCGCACCGGCTACGAGGTCGGCAACCCCGCGGTGGTCTTCGACGGCGACCTCGACGGTCTCATCGCGGCCGGCATCCGCTGGCGCAAGCGCAAAGACGACGACTGA
- a CDS encoding NADPH:quinone reductase, whose translation MQAITYTRTGDSSVLTLVERATPAPGPGEVRVRIAVSGVNPTDWKAREGGRPFSFAEVTPNQDGAGTVDAVGEGVSSVSVGQRVWVYLAQHERPTGTAAEYAVIPAARAVPLADGASFALGASLGVPAMTAHRALTVHEHGPARLAPGALAGRTVLVQGGAGAVGHAAIQLAVWAGGTVIATVSSDEKEALARAAGAHHVLQYPSEALAAGIRDLAPNGVEHIVEVAIADNAGLDVEVVANHGSIGYYADNGGDSFTAAVRASFAKNVRWQGLLLYTVGEDALRAAAEDVSAAVAAGALPVGESAGLPVTWFPLAETAAAHDAVADGAVGKVLVRVTDED comes from the coding sequence ATGCAGGCGATCACGTACACGCGAACCGGTGACTCCTCCGTCCTCACGCTCGTCGAGCGCGCGACCCCCGCTCCCGGACCCGGAGAGGTGCGCGTGCGTATCGCCGTGTCGGGGGTGAACCCGACGGACTGGAAGGCCCGCGAGGGCGGTCGGCCGTTCTCGTTCGCCGAGGTCACTCCGAATCAGGACGGCGCCGGAACGGTGGATGCCGTGGGCGAGGGCGTCTCGTCGGTCTCGGTCGGCCAGCGGGTCTGGGTCTACCTCGCTCAGCACGAGCGTCCCACCGGCACCGCCGCCGAGTACGCCGTGATCCCCGCCGCGCGGGCCGTTCCCCTGGCCGATGGTGCATCGTTCGCGCTCGGCGCGAGCCTGGGAGTGCCGGCGATGACCGCCCATCGCGCGCTCACCGTCCACGAACACGGCCCTGCGCGCCTTGCGCCCGGCGCGCTGGCGGGGCGGACCGTCCTGGTTCAGGGAGGGGCAGGCGCCGTGGGCCACGCAGCCATCCAGCTGGCGGTCTGGGCGGGGGGCACGGTGATCGCCACCGTGAGCAGCGACGAAAAAGAGGCGCTCGCACGGGCGGCCGGCGCTCATCACGTGCTCCAGTACCCGAGCGAAGCCCTGGCCGCCGGCATCCGGGATCTGGCCCCGAACGGTGTCGAGCACATCGTCGAGGTCGCGATCGCCGACAACGCCGGACTCGACGTCGAGGTCGTCGCGAATCACGGCAGCATCGGCTACTACGCCGACAACGGCGGTGACAGCTTCACCGCGGCCGTGCGCGCGAGCTTCGCGAAGAACGTGAGATGGCAGGGACTGCTTCTCTACACGGTGGGCGAGGATGCTCTCCGCGCCGCCGCTGAAGACGTCTCCGCGGCCGTCGCGGCCGGTGCGCTTCCCGTGGGAGAGTCCGCCGGGCTCCCGGTGACGTGGTTCCCGCTGGCGGAGACGGCGGCGGCGCACGACGCCGTCGCGGACGGCGCTGTCGGCAAGGTGCTCGTCCGGGTCACCGACGAGGACTGA
- a CDS encoding M20/M25/M40 family metallo-hydrolase — protein MPRNTLLPPPRRLRRASAIAATSALVGGALMIAPAAFAAPETEAPNDLGLTGADVMSHLEQFSAISESYADEGYRTWNGPGYEAAAQYAEKVLEDTGAFTVSRQSFDVPYSEFGEASLTVDGTTYTGSHFDNSEGTDAPYTGALALPVSADGGHLGCETGDFADVPAGSIVLIQRGVCTFELKIDNASAAGAGAVFVYNNERAPEEGVSPEDQLTNVGSGPRNEEDSPAATLPQASGDTLAALVTAAPEDAPVEGTAVIEKQFLVGQTFNIIADSTAGDPDDTVVIGAHLDGVAEGPGVNDNASGSAAILALAERIAASEVPNDKRIRLALWGAEEIGLLGSTAYVNDLVANDPAEWDRISSYLNYDMIGSENFTVGVYDADQSTHEAPVEIPEGSIELEKIYTDYFDAIDQPWIDTEYSGRSDYQAFIDNGVPAGGLFSGADDIKTEEQAELFGGTAGVFMDRNYHTVNDTLANVNRDSVDIFAPAIGHAAAALAWDAAVEPSPEPTEPSPEPTTEPTAQPTAEPTAEPTAQPTAQPSPSPSTTTGPGPRDDLAQTGSDVDGSPLPAIGAGMLVLGALIAGGTVIARRRSTQE, from the coding sequence GTGCCCAGAAACACCCTGCTCCCCCCACCCCGGCGTCTGCGACGCGCGTCCGCGATCGCCGCGACCTCCGCTCTCGTCGGCGGCGCCCTCATGATCGCGCCCGCGGCGTTCGCCGCTCCGGAGACGGAAGCGCCGAACGACCTCGGTCTGACCGGCGCCGACGTCATGTCGCACCTCGAACAGTTCTCGGCGATCAGCGAGTCGTACGCCGATGAGGGGTATCGCACGTGGAACGGTCCGGGCTACGAGGCCGCCGCCCAGTACGCCGAGAAGGTGCTGGAGGATACGGGAGCGTTCACCGTGTCACGGCAATCGTTCGACGTGCCGTACTCCGAGTTCGGTGAGGCGTCGCTCACGGTCGACGGCACGACGTACACGGGGTCGCACTTCGACAACAGCGAAGGAACCGACGCCCCCTACACCGGGGCGCTCGCCCTGCCCGTCTCGGCTGATGGTGGCCACCTCGGTTGCGAGACCGGCGACTTCGCCGACGTGCCGGCCGGCTCGATCGTCCTGATCCAGCGCGGTGTCTGCACGTTCGAGCTCAAGATCGACAACGCGTCGGCTGCCGGCGCGGGCGCGGTGTTCGTCTACAACAACGAGCGTGCCCCCGAAGAGGGCGTCTCCCCCGAGGACCAGCTCACCAACGTCGGCTCGGGCCCCCGCAATGAAGAGGACTCCCCCGCGGCCACCCTCCCGCAGGCCAGCGGCGACACCCTCGCCGCCCTCGTGACGGCGGCCCCTGAGGACGCTCCCGTCGAGGGCACCGCGGTCATCGAGAAGCAGTTCCTCGTCGGTCAGACGTTCAACATCATCGCCGACAGCACCGCCGGTGACCCCGACGACACCGTCGTCATCGGCGCCCACCTCGACGGCGTCGCCGAAGGTCCGGGCGTGAACGACAACGCGTCGGGATCGGCGGCGATCCTCGCCCTGGCCGAGAGGATCGCGGCATCCGAGGTCCCCAACGACAAGCGCATCCGTCTGGCCCTGTGGGGTGCCGAGGAGATCGGACTGCTCGGCTCGACCGCGTACGTCAACGACCTCGTCGCCAACGACCCCGCCGAGTGGGACCGCATCTCCTCCTACCTCAACTACGACATGATCGGCTCCGAGAACTTCACCGTCGGTGTCTACGACGCCGATCAGTCCACGCACGAAGCGCCGGTCGAGATCCCCGAAGGATCGATCGAGCTCGAGAAGATCTACACCGACTACTTCGACGCGATCGACCAGCCCTGGATCGACACCGAGTACTCGGGGCGCTCGGACTACCAGGCGTTCATCGACAACGGCGTGCCCGCCGGCGGGCTGTTCTCGGGTGCCGATGACATCAAGACCGAGGAGCAGGCCGAGCTGTTCGGCGGCACGGCCGGGGTCTTCATGGACCGCAACTACCATACGGTCAACGACACGCTCGCAAACGTCAACCGCGACTCGGTCGACATCTTCGCCCCCGCGATCGGCCACGCCGCCGCCGCGCTCGCCTGGGATGCGGCGGTCGAGCCGTCGCCCGAGCCGACGGAGCCTTCGCCCGAGCCCACGACGGAGCCGACCGCGCAGCCCACTGCCGAGCCGACGGCCGAGCCCACCGCGCAGCCGACCGCTCAGCCGAGCCCCTCGCCGAGCACGACGACGGGTCCCGGCCCGCGCGACGACCTCGCTCAGACGGGTTCTGACGTCGACGGATCCCCCCTCCCCGCGATCGGTGCCGGCATGCTCGTCCTCGGCGCGCTGATCGCGGGGGGCACCGTGATCGCCCGCCGCCGCAGCACCCAGGAGTAA
- the ftsE gene encoding cell division ATP-binding protein FtsE has protein sequence MIRFENVTKRYRGTTKPALSAVDFEVQRGEFVFLVGASGSGKSSCLQLILRAETPSDGRVVVLGRDLRTLSNRKVPYFRRHIGSVFQDFRLLPNKTVHQNVAFTLQVTGASRGFVQQAVPEVLALVGLDGKEKRLPHELSGGEQQRVAIARALVNRPQVLLADEPTGNLDPGTSIDIMRLLARINAGGTTVVMATHEAGFVDQMQRRVIELSNGEMVRDERHGGYGDRSGLPVLAPEVEKGAAAVAALTAVLEVQREVTSITGPVEPLRGPEGSESAPASEPAVTTPTATEQREPGTNTRSIPVSTPDVDALGLADKLGLADKKDRDDEVGPTS, from the coding sequence ATGATCCGGTTCGAGAATGTCACCAAGCGGTATCGCGGCACCACGAAGCCCGCGCTGAGCGCGGTCGACTTCGAGGTGCAGCGTGGAGAGTTCGTCTTCCTCGTCGGCGCCTCGGGGTCGGGGAAGTCGTCGTGCTTGCAGCTGATCCTGCGGGCCGAGACCCCGAGCGACGGGCGCGTCGTCGTGCTCGGTCGAGATCTGCGCACTCTGTCGAACCGCAAGGTTCCCTACTTCCGTCGCCATATCGGCTCGGTGTTCCAGGACTTCCGTCTGCTGCCCAACAAGACCGTGCACCAGAATGTCGCGTTCACGCTGCAGGTCACGGGAGCCTCGCGCGGGTTCGTGCAGCAGGCCGTTCCGGAGGTGCTGGCTCTCGTCGGTCTCGACGGGAAAGAGAAGCGTCTCCCGCATGAGCTCTCGGGTGGTGAGCAGCAGCGGGTGGCCATCGCCCGTGCCCTCGTGAACCGTCCCCAGGTGCTGCTGGCCGACGAGCCCACCGGAAACCTCGACCCGGGCACCTCGATCGACATCATGCGGCTGCTCGCACGGATCAACGCCGGTGGTACGACGGTCGTCATGGCCACGCACGAGGCCGGCTTCGTCGACCAGATGCAGCGCCGCGTCATCGAGCTGAGCAACGGTGAGATGGTGCGCGACGAGCGCCACGGCGGCTACGGCGACCGCTCCGGACTCCCCGTGCTGGCACCCGAGGTCGAGAAGGGCGCCGCCGCTGTCGCGGCCCTCACCGCGGTGCTCGAGGTGCAGCGCGAGGTCACGAGCATCACGGGTCCGGTCGAGCCGCTGCGCGGCCCCGAGGGATCCGAGTCCGCTCCGGCATCCGAGCCGGCCGTGACCACTCCCACGGCGACCGAACAGCGCGAGCCCGGCACGAACACGCGATCGATTCCGGTGAGTACCCCCGACGTCGATGCGCTCGGTCTCGCCGACAAACTGGGGCTCGCCGACAAGAAAGACCGCGACGACGAAGTGGGACCCACGTCATGA
- the smpB gene encoding SsrA-binding protein SmpB: MPREQGEKLIASNKKARHDYAIEKTYEAGLVLTGTEVKSLRQGRANLTDGYAYIDGGQAFLDAVHIPEYSQGHWTNHSAKRTRKLLLHKDEIVRLSHAVAAGGYTLVPLRLYFLDGRAKVEIAVAKGKREFEKRQTIREREDKREAERAMRTKNRLGD, from the coding sequence ATGCCTCGTGAGCAGGGAGAAAAGCTCATCGCGTCGAACAAGAAGGCGCGTCACGACTACGCCATCGAGAAGACGTACGAAGCGGGTCTCGTTCTGACGGGAACCGAAGTGAAGTCGCTGCGCCAGGGGCGCGCGAATCTCACCGATGGGTACGCCTACATCGACGGGGGACAGGCGTTCCTCGACGCCGTGCACATTCCCGAGTATTCGCAGGGTCACTGGACGAACCATTCGGCCAAGCGCACCCGGAAGCTGCTGCTGCACAAAGACGAGATCGTGAGGCTCTCGCACGCCGTGGCGGCCGGCGGCTACACCCTCGTCCCCCTGCGGCTGTACTTCCTCGACGGGCGGGCGAAGGTCGAGATCGCCGTCGCCAAGGGTAAGCGCGAGTTCGAGAAGCGGCAGACGATCCGCGAGCGCGAAGACAAGCGCGAGGCCGAACGGGCCATGCGCACGAAGAACCGCCTCGGCGACTGA
- the ftsX gene encoding permease-like cell division protein FtsX, with the protein MRFGLILSEAFSGLRRNASMVISVILVTFVSLTFVGAAMLMQMQIGKMQSYWADRAQVAVFMCSTVSDKPTCNAGEAATQEQIDAVRATLDGDALRPLIRDYTFSTSDEAFQNAQGLLSSDIAGVVTADQFNATFNINLVDQNQSDVIAEAFSGQTGVEEVTNQMQYLEPLFQSLTVATYVAVGIAGLMLVAAVLLIATTIRLSAFARRKELGIMRLVGASNRFIQTPFILEGVLAALIGSALASVAVWAIVQVGVERYLRDRISFITSWVGLADVAIVVPVIVVIGVVLAALSAGFAIRRWLRT; encoded by the coding sequence ATGAGGTTCGGGCTGATCCTGTCGGAGGCCTTCTCCGGTCTCCGCCGCAACGCGTCGATGGTCATCTCGGTCATCCTCGTGACCTTCGTCTCGCTGACCTTCGTCGGCGCGGCGATGCTCATGCAGATGCAGATCGGCAAGATGCAGTCGTATTGGGCCGACCGCGCCCAGGTGGCGGTGTTCATGTGCTCGACGGTGTCGGACAAGCCGACGTGCAACGCCGGCGAAGCGGCCACGCAGGAGCAGATCGACGCGGTGCGTGCGACGCTCGACGGCGACGCGCTCCGCCCCCTCATCCGCGACTACACCTTCTCGACGAGCGACGAGGCGTTCCAGAACGCGCAGGGCCTGCTGTCGTCCGACATCGCCGGCGTGGTGACGGCGGACCAGTTCAACGCGACCTTCAACATCAACCTGGTCGACCAGAACCAGTCCGACGTGATCGCCGAGGCGTTCAGCGGCCAGACCGGGGTCGAAGAGGTGACCAACCAGATGCAGTACCTGGAGCCGCTGTTCCAGTCGCTCACCGTGGCCACGTACGTCGCCGTGGGCATCGCCGGTCTCATGCTCGTCGCCGCGGTGCTGTTGATCGCGACGACCATCCGTCTCTCCGCGTTCGCGAGACGCAAGGAGCTGGGGATCATGCGCCTCGTGGGCGCGTCCAACCGATTCATCCAGACGCCGTTCATCCTCGAGGGGGTCCTCGCGGCCCTCATCGGTTCCGCTCTCGCGAGCGTCGCCGTGTGGGCGATCGTGCAGGTCGGCGTGGAGCGTTACCTGCGCGACCGGATCAGTTTCATCACGTCGTGGGTCGGTCTCGCCGACGTCGCCATCGTCGTGCCGGTGATCGTGGTCATCGGCGTCGTGCTGGCCGCCCTCAGCGCCGGCTTCGCCATCCGACGCTGGCTGCGCACCTGA
- a CDS encoding Ku protein yields MRSIWKGALTFGLVNVPVKVYSATEDHDVSLHQVHNKDGGRIRYQRICEIDGEVVPYSDIDRAYDDGEQTVVLTKDDLASLPSERSREIEVVEFVPSDQVDLLTLDKAYYLEPDSSSPKAYVLLRKTLEQTDRTAIVRFSLRQKTRLAALRVRDDVLVLQTLLWADEVREAAFPALEESVRISAKELEMSASLVESFSKDFDPEEFTDEYQEELRTLIDAKLEQGDAIDTDATFGKQEEEDGGEVIDLMEALRASVERSRAARSEKDEPEKKAPAKKKSSKAS; encoded by the coding sequence ATGCGATCGATCTGGAAGGGCGCTCTGACGTTCGGCCTCGTCAACGTGCCCGTCAAGGTGTACTCGGCGACCGAAGACCACGACGTCTCGCTGCATCAGGTGCACAACAAGGACGGCGGGCGTATCCGCTACCAGCGGATCTGCGAGATCGACGGCGAAGTCGTGCCGTACAGCGACATCGACCGCGCCTACGACGATGGCGAGCAGACCGTCGTCCTCACCAAGGACGACCTCGCGTCGCTGCCGAGCGAGCGCAGTCGGGAGATCGAGGTCGTCGAGTTCGTGCCGAGCGACCAGGTCGATCTGCTGACGCTCGACAAGGCCTACTACCTGGAGCCCGACTCGTCCTCGCCCAAGGCCTACGTGCTCCTGCGCAAGACCCTGGAACAGACCGATCGCACCGCGATCGTGCGTTTCTCGCTGCGCCAGAAGACCCGGCTCGCCGCCCTTCGCGTGCGCGACGATGTGCTCGTGCTGCAGACCTTGCTCTGGGCCGACGAGGTGCGCGAGGCGGCGTTCCCGGCGCTGGAGGAGAGTGTGCGCATCTCCGCGAAGGAGTTGGAGATGTCGGCATCCCTCGTCGAGAGCTTCTCGAAGGATTTCGACCCCGAGGAGTTCACCGACGAGTACCAGGAGGAGCTCCGCACCCTCATCGACGCCAAGCTCGAGCAGGGCGACGCGATCGACACCGACGCGACCTTCGGGAAGCAGGAGGAGGAAGACGGGGGAGAGGTCATCGACCTCATGGAGGCGCTCCGCGCGAGCGTCGAGCGCAGCAGGGCCGCCCGGTCGGAGAAGGACGAACCCGAGAAGAAGGCTCCCGCGAAGAAGAAGAGCTCGAAGGCGTCCTGA
- a CDS encoding YoaK family protein, translated as MRDVDRGSLALSAGLAAVAGFVDAIGFLDTGGLFVSFMSGNSTQGAVDLLDGGLSVTLVSAGIITAFVLGVAVAAAVSTRLSHPRPWVIAGAAVAVALAATLALGGPQTLWRAGLLAAGMGALNTLFLADGRARVAITYATGTLVSLGLAIASLATGGSRTAWMRPLLLWSALVAGAVVGGLAHRLGSPVALGIAAMVLLGAAVVIGVRGRAVSPRR; from the coding sequence ATGAGAGACGTCGACCGTGGCTCACTCGCGCTGTCAGCCGGACTCGCGGCGGTCGCCGGCTTCGTGGACGCGATCGGCTTCCTCGACACCGGGGGCTTGTTCGTCTCCTTCATGAGCGGCAACTCGACGCAGGGAGCGGTCGATCTGCTCGACGGAGGTCTCTCGGTCACCCTCGTCTCGGCCGGGATCATCACGGCCTTCGTGCTCGGAGTCGCCGTCGCGGCGGCCGTGAGCACACGCCTCTCACACCCGCGCCCGTGGGTGATCGCCGGAGCGGCAGTCGCGGTGGCCCTCGCCGCGACGCTCGCGCTGGGCGGCCCGCAGACCCTGTGGAGAGCGGGGCTCCTCGCCGCGGGGATGGGCGCCCTCAACACGCTGTTCCTCGCCGATGGTCGCGCGCGGGTCGCCATCACCTACGCCACGGGAACGCTCGTGAGCCTGGGCCTCGCCATCGCGTCTCTCGCCACCGGTGGCTCCCGAACAGCCTGGATGCGGCCCCTGCTGTTGTGGTCCGCCCTCGTGGCGGGAGCGGTCGTCGGCGGGCTCGCCCACCGGCTGGGCAGCCCGGTCGCGCTGGGAATCGCGGCGATGGTGCTCCTCGGCGCAGCCGTCGTGATCGGCGTCCGCGGACGGGCCGTCAGTCCTCGTCGGTGA